Below is a window of Pochonia chlamydosporia 170 chromosome 7, whole genome shotgun sequence DNA.
TTTCCCACTattgccagccaagctttTGTAGCGGAGACGACAGTCCGGCGTTGGGGGAGCTTGTTTATGGATTTGGCAACGTCACCGGATGGCCGTTATGACGCCTTCCATCTTGACCAAAATCTTTGCCCTCCACTTTACGGGAGTTGGTGATAGGTTTGATGGTatgtggtggatgatggaAAGCCAATGGCGTGTTTTAGAATGATTAGATGCGAAGATGACCACGTAGAGGCATGCGTTTTTGGGCGAAAATGGGTCAAGCCAAGTTGTTCTTACTGAGGGCCCGATGACGAAGGTCCCGAAGATCAGGTAAGTTGTGATTCGTGACAGAGATTGCCGGCAGTGGATGATAATGATTTCATCGCGTACAGAACAAAAGGGTAACGCCTTGGGTTTGGGAAAGTTTCCTTCACGATCTATATAAACCTTGGGATGGGCCTCTACACCCTCATTTTCCATCACTTCATCATACAACAATTGCTTATACCCTAAgaaaaacaccaacaccaaagaaaGCCTTTATAACTTTTACAAAGATACCCCCTTTACgaaaacaaaacagtcaAGACATAACCAGCCACGATGTCTTCCATTGTCAACAAAGTCAAGGACGCTCTCCACTccgacaaggacaagactACACACCAGGAGGGAACTCACTCGTCGACACATCCCACAGGCActcacaccaccaccggTACTGCTGAGCCACGCATTCACTCCACACATGATACCACTACGACTGGTGGCCTAGGTGGTGCGACGGGAACTCATAATACCGTTGGCGGCACTGACAACTACACCTATGGCACTGGCGCCAACCGTGGCGCTTCCGGCCCTGCTTCCAAGACCGATGGTCCTCACAACTCTAATCTCATGAACAAGGCTGATCCTCGTGTCGACTCAGACCGCGATCACAGCAAAAACATGGGAATGAACCCTCAGGGCAGTGCCACCACCGGTAccggtgctggtgctgtcaAGGACCATCCTGGCCACACTGTCCGCGGTGATGAAGCTGGCTTCGCTGGAACAACTACCGGAACTGGTATTGGTGGTGCCCAGCATCACAGTGGTGTCGCCGGCACTACTGGATCTTCTACCTTTGGCAACACAGGTCTGAACCGCGGCCCTGGCGGTCCCGCCACTCATACCGACGGTCCTCACAACTCCAACCTCATGAACAAGACCGATCCTCGTGTGGACTCTGACCGCGACCACAGCCGCAACATGGGTGTTAACCCTCACGGAACTGCCAGCACCGGCATGACGGGTACCACTGGCACAACCGGCACAACTGGTGCCTTTGGCTCACATGGAACTCACACTCATGGCACCACTGGCACCGGCACCGGCGACAATGCTGCCTTCTTTACCAGTGGTGCTACTGGCGCTACCGGTGTCAACCGCGGCGTTGATGGTCCGGCAACCCGCACCGATGGCCCTCATAACTCCAATCTCTTGAACAAGACCGATCCTCGTGTTGACTCTGACCGAGACCACAGCCGAAACCTGGGTGCTAACCCTCATGGAACAGCGACCACTGGCACTACTGGCACCACCGGTATGACAGGCATGACTGGTACCTCCGGCACCCATGGCACTCACACCGGCACTCatggtgctgctgttggaaCAACTGGTATTGCTGGCTCTCATGGCACTCACACTAGTACCCATGGCACTCATACCGGCACTACTGGAACAACGGGCACTCACGGCACTCACGGCACTCACAACACGCTTGCTGGCGCCACTGGCTCCGGCCCCGGCCCAGCTCCCAACACTGCCGGCCCTCACAAGTCCGACATGATGAACAAGGTCGATCCTCGAGTCGACAGCAACCTAGACGGCAGCAAGACCGTTGGCGGTGACAAGACGTACGCTCAGCCTTAAAGAGTGGGTGCTAACACCACGCGACAATATTGTGTTACCGATTTTGAATAATGGATTATTAACAACTTTATACAGGAGCGAGTCTATGGCACACAAGGATCCTACAGATGCGGCGCAGGTTCCACCTTCAGTTTTGCAGAAGCATATTGGTACTCCGTCGGTTGAGCATGCTGATGAAGGGCACGACCGAGCTAAGAGACATAGCATCTCACACCAGGAGCAGCACCGCGGTTTGTAAGGACAAGTTGGAACAGTGGGTAATGATTTATGAGTCGATACTGTATTATTAGGATTTTTCTGAATGGTTAATTTGGCTCTGTTTACTTACTTTTTGTTTGAGATGAATGTGAATGATGTGAAAATGGTTGTGTAGTCTAAGTTGACTCATTTGTGAATATGACAACTGCTCACGTCATATTTCCATCGTAAAATGCACGGTTTATTCCACCGCAGAATTTCCATTTACAACGGCACAATTTTTGTCAAGTAACTACAATAAATATCAAGCGTATTACCTTGTTCAACAGTCACGTCCAAGCGTCTGTTACACGATAGTGGGTCTCTTCACCCCACCAAttactaggtacctaggtagttacCCTACGACAGaccatcaaatccatcaacccatcaagtgacagcaacagcaacagcctcACCCAACCAATACCACACTCATCATCAGGCATCCGTCAACTTGCCAACAACTCTACATCCTCACCATGCCTCTctcatgatggcaaattCCATTCCCCAGACTCTCTGGGGCGCCCGTATCCCACTATACATCACGCACGCCTCATCGCCCACCACCCCATTCATCACCAGCGTCCCTCGCTTCAGCTACCTCgcgctgctgctgccccGTCTCTCAGCCTACTTCAACTCGACGTGCTCGAGCTTCCactttgaagatgtccaGCTGAGAAACCTGGCAGTCGGTCTGCTCGTCGATTTGTATCAGCCCAAACTGCCGTTTCGACTGGTCGTCAGCGATGGTATGGGATGGGATATCGGCGACACCTTTCTAAACTGTGTCAAAGAGGTATGTATCCATTCTCTATAAAGTTATAACATACTAAATAAAAACAGGCGGACTTTATCCGCAACGGCAACGCCAATCAAATTATGAAAATGTCCAAAGAACACACCACCCAGCTCTGGAACGCAGTCATCGACAATGACCACAGCTCCTTCGCAAAGGTCAATACCAGACTGCTCAATGCGCCAACAAACCTCAAGCACGTCCCTATACGGATATACATCCCCTCTGCGCCGGAGCACGCTGACCCATCGCCGGCAGAGGACGCGGGCTCCTTCAAGATTATCCAGGCGCTCGTGCCGGCGACGAGTGCGGATCGGAGGCCGAAGCTGCTGGGCCAGGCGCTCAAGGACATGATGCCCAAGTTGTTCCCGAGTAGTAGGGATCCTGTGCTGGCTGGCGTGGTTATGCATGGGGCGGGCGTGCCGTTTGATGCGCCGCTGGGTGAGCTTATGCGGGAGGCGGCGTATCCTGATGGGTGGctttgtttggtggtgacggTTTAGATTAGGTGGTTTGTGTGGTATTTTGCAATGCTGGCGTTTGGTTCCTTAGGGGGAGAACTTCATAGCGTTGTTTTTACTTTACGTTAGATGGATGACGGGGTTGTAGATGAGGGATGTATATATTTTGGCTTGAGCAAAGATTAGCGGGTAGAACCTGTGAATGTAATCTGTTTACCCATCAGACTCCTGTATGCGCTGTCTACGGCCTTTCTTTTCCGTCTCCttgcttcttcatcctcgtctaTTTCGTCTGTTTCATCGATATCATCTGGCCCTGGAATCTGTGGCATCCAAGCGCGAATCTGCCCGTCCAAGTGAGCACTGTAAATCGCGCCTATGGAGTTTCCACCGCCCATGACTGTTCCTATCTGCCCGGAACCTCCTCCCGATCCACGCCACACAATCGTTGTTATCCTGTTTCTGCCCATTTCTCCGCCCCGGGGTCCTACAGGATTCGTCGTACCAGGACTGCGCAACCTCGTAATCACAGTGCCATCGTGCAAGTCCAACAGCAAAATCTCCTGATCGTTCGGCCAAACCAGCAGCTCGCTGCTGCTAGAAAGACCGGGTGGTGTGACAATCATGGCCGTCGTTTTCGCATGCTGGTTCTGAATCAGGGCCCCAAAGCTGGCGAGAGTGTTCGCCCCCGTCGCCGCATCCCACACGCGGATTTTGCGATCCAGCCCTGCAGAGACAATGtatttgccatcatcagtCCACTGTAGTCCGTTGACCGCCTCGTCATGCGCGAGGGCAGACGCTCGAAAGTGCGGCATGCGGCTCCAATCTGCCCCCGATGCTGTCGCGTGCCGGAAGCGGTGAACGAGCCCCAATGAATCCTCCTGGTCGAGTTGCGCAATGACACCGCCTGCGCGGCGTACGTCCCATATACGCACTTTTCCGTCAGCATGGCCGCTCGCGAGAACGTGCTCGTGTCGAGGGCTCCATGACGTGCAGAGGACGGGACCGCCGTGGGCAACAAGAGCTTGCACGGCGGAGCCTGATTTGAGATCCACGAGACGCACATTGGAGTGCTGTGTTGCGCAGGACACGAGGAGGTGGTCTGCAATGGGGCTCATGGCATGAGAGTATATAGTGGCATTGAGATGGAATTCTGCGGTGAGAGCAGAGCGCTGTGTTGCCCAGAGCTTGAGCGACTTGTCGTaggagctggagaggaaTGCCTCTGGGTCAAACGGGTAGAAGGACAGGTGTGTTATGCCGTGGCTGTGGCCGTCTCCTCGTTTTCCAACAGCAGAGCGAGCTATTGTGCTCACGGGACGGAATACATGTCTTGTGTTGGGGGCGGACGCTTCTTCCAGATCCCATATCTTGATAGATCCTTCTGAGCCGCCTGATACAAGGATGCGGCCGTCAAACTTTTCGAGCGCAAGCCCGCTTACTCCCGCTCCATGGGCGCGAATGTTGTGCGCTCGCTCTTCGGTCTCTTCTAGAGCCGATTGAGACGATATTTCGCCGTTGAAACGGTGTTGTGGTGCCGGCGCAAAGCTGCGAAGGAGGTCGGCATTCACGGATGTGGAGGTTTCGTCGGGACTGAGGTCACCCGTTTCTCGGGCGAGGAGGCGGGCCTGCATTCATCGGGAGGTATACGCGACTTGGCGCGCAGTTGGACGCTTCATGTAGTTATTTTTGTTGAAACACTCAACCGTTTGGTGTAGCGCAGATGATGTAGCTGTTGAATCTGATAGTGAGTGATGTGAATGTGAGGTGGGATGATATGTGATGTCAGATgtttgaggatgaagacTCCGCGTAGATCTGTGGCTCCACATTTGTCCCCACCATTTTCAACTTCAATCCGAAACTCTCACATCAGTCCCAACCTCGATCATCAACGTGACTTCATATTTCATGGCATGAACGCAACAACTCACTTTGtgtttggcagcatcatcttcacgGAACAATGTCAATCCGACAGGTAGATCTACGCGACAAATCACCCCACAGACCAAATACCTGACGCGCGAAAATCACACAAGACTCCGCATGAATTTCAACCTTCTGCAAAATTTCAAATTTTGCACATTAAACTGATATAACACGTCTCACGATGGAACCCTCCACAGAGGACCGGGAGCACCCTTCAATCACAGCCGAAGAGGACAACGCCCAAGAATCGTACCATTCCGATGCCGAAAAGGTCGCCCTGCCTCGTCGGCGCTTGGCAACCGTCTACGACGCTGTCGCAGGTAAATTATACCCGCGCACACCCCCCACCCAGCATGAACCAAGCAGAAAAAAGATGAtggttcttttttttttctcagTTTCAGCGAGTCAATCAATTTCATCACGTGAGACTAACATGATGCAGGAAGGGTGATCCAGGACCAGGCTCTCAGGAATCAGAACCCAGGCCAAAAGGAGACATCTGGGCATGGACACCACAGCAGACTACAACCCAATGTCACCAGACACTCTACTCGCGGCGCGACCATAGCGCCCAATGAAGTTCTGTTCCGGCGCAAGGACGCTCCGGAGCGGTATGTAGAGAAGGACGTGTACAATGCGCATGAGAGAGATCTACCGCAGTCAGGACGAGACATTCTCCCGGACAGCGATCTCCTCACGTCGGTGCACGCGTACTCGAGCAGGTTCTACGGGGCGATGGAACGGAGACGAAACCAGAGAGCTCAGGAGagcggtggtgttggtagTGGCGCCTTGGGGAGACGCAGCGTCGACGAGCAGAGCATGGACGAGACTGCGCTGCTCGCCTTTGGGATCCTGCTCGAAGAAGCTGGCAGGGAGATCCTTGGCCGGCGGGGAGATTTGGTATTCACGGAGGGGATTGTTGGGGCGGACGGTTCAAGCGGAGATGAAGTGGCGCGGCATACGGAACCTGCGGTTGGTTACCGAGATGTCGGGACGTCGTCGTTGAGTAGGGGAGCCAACAACGGCGCTGTCGCCGGAACAAGATTgccaaagaggaggagattggcagatttggagttggagggAGCACAAGATTAGGGTCTAGCTGAAAAAAATGTTGTAGTACCAACGGGGGGAGGTGCTGATGGGGAACTTTGTGAGATTCCCGTGTTTCTCATGGAAAATTTCCGTCTTTTCGTTTTGGGGTctcgtactccgtattacGTTGACTAATCTTATGGGTGGTACACTGCCTACCTAGGTTGGTAATTGGGTTTTTCTGATTTGGAAGCTATTCAggctgatggtgatgctgacACATTTAATTGAAATAGATGTAGCGGTGTTTATGGAGTAGAGCCCCGACAAATTCATTTACGTGTTGGTTTGCACCAAGTAGCCAGACaatctacggagtacgggCATTGGAAATCAGCAAATTCCGTCGACAGCAGCAATCATCACATACGGAACATTCCGCCATCTATCGGAACAAAAAAAATTCTCATACAATCACGgggaattttttttttctgacCGTCAACTCCTTGTTGTGACACAAAGGCGTTGTCTGTGACAAAGGTTCCCAGTGTATgctctcctcatcatcagacCAGGAGCTGGCCCGTACGCAACAACATTTTTTTTTACAAAATTTCACGAAAGCGGCAGTTGCGATGTGAAAACAGAGATACGCCTTTGGTGATCGGCTTTTTCTACAAATCCCAGAGTTGCACTCGACTTTTGTTTCACACACCGCACGCTAGGACACTTCCTCAGGGATGGAGAGTCGTGCTTGCAGAAAGTGGAGGGTGTAGAGCACCGTTTCTGTATTCGTAACGAGCagcatgtactccgtactgtatCAAGATGCCGCACGAGGGAAAGTGTGTATGGGAGAGTGTGTCAGAGGCTGCACAAGGTTATTCTGGTCGCTGCCAAAACGGGTTGCTGGCTCGAATATGGAGTTTCCAAAAcccaagttcatcaagatGCAATGCGACGGTGTCTTTGTCGTAGCACCAAAGCATGTCCAACAGTCCATACTTGGTACATACATGGCAAATGACATGACAGGGTAGTATGGTTCACTCCCCCCCGTTGTCggaactttttttttttaaaaacaaaaaagaatcTA
It encodes the following:
- a CDS encoding autophagy protein 5 (similar to Metarhizium robertsii ARSEF 23 XP_007819100.1) — its product is MANSIPQTLWGARIPLYITHASSPTTPFITSVPRFSYLALLLPRLSAYFNSTCSSFHFEDVQLRNLAVGLLVDLYQPKLPFRLVVSDGMGWDIGDTFLNCVKEADFIRNGNANQIMKMSKEHTTQLWNAVIDNDHSSFAKVNTRLLNAPTNLKHVPIRIYIPSAPEHADPSPAEDAGSFKIIQALVPATSADRRPKLLGQALKDMMPKLFPSSRDPVLAGVVMHGAGVPFDAPLGELMREAAYPDGWLCLVVTV
- a CDS encoding membrane protein (similar to Metarhizium robertsii ARSEF 23 XP_007819102.1), which codes for MEPSTEDREHPSITAEEDNAQESYHSDAEKVALPRRRLATVYDAVAGRVIQDQALRNQNPGQKETSGHGHHSRLQPNVTRHSTRGATIAPNEVLFRRKDAPERYVEKDVYNAHERDLPQSGRDILPDSDLLTSVHAYSSRFYGAMERRRNQRAQESGGVGSGALGRRSVDEQSMDETALLAFGILLEEAGREILGRRGDLVFTEGIVGADGSSGDEVARHTEPAVGYRDVGTSSLSRGANNGAVAGTRLPKRRRLADLELEGAQD
- a CDS encoding cell surface protein (similar to Metarhizium acridum CQMa 102 XP_007810244.1), which encodes MSSIVNKVKDALHSDKDKTTHQEGTHSSTHPTGTHTTTGTAEPRIHSTHDTTTTGGLGGATGTHNTVGGTDNYTYGTGANRGASGPASKTDGPHNSNLMNKADPRVDSDRDHSKNMGMNPQGSATTGTGAGAVKDHPGHTVRGDEAGFAGTTTGTGIGGAQHHSGVAGTTGSSTFGNTGLNRGPGGPATHTDGPHNSNLMNKTDPRVDSDRDHSRNMGVNPHGTASTGMTGTTGTTGTTGAFGSHGTHTHGTTGTGTGDNAAFFTSGATGATGVNRGVDGPATRTDGPHNSNLLNKTDPRVDSDRDHSRNLGANPHGTATTGTTGTTGMTGMTGTSGTHGTHTGTHGAAVGTTGIAGSHGTHTSTHGTHTGTTGTTGTHGTHGTHNTLAGATGSGPGPAPNTAGPHKSDMMNKVDPRVDSNLDGSKTVGGDKTSESMAHKDPTDAAQVPPSVLQKHIGTPSVEHADEGHDRAKRHSISHQEQHRGL
- a CDS encoding DNA excision repair protein ERCC-8 (similar to Cordyceps militaris CM01 XP_006666133.1), which produces MQARLLARETGDLSPDETSTSVNADLLRSFAPAPQHRFNGEISSQSALEETEERAHNIRAHGAGVSGLALEKFDGRILVSGGSEGSIKIWDLEEASAPNTRHVFRPVSTIARSAVGKRGDGHSHGITHLSFYPFDPEAFLSSSYDKSLKLWATQRSALTAEFHLNATIYSHAMSPIADHLLVSCATQHSNVRLVDLKSGSAVQALVAHGGPVLCTSWSPRHEHVLASGHADGKVRIWDVRRAGGVIAQLDQEDSLGLVHRFRHATASGADWSRMPHFRASALAHDEAVNGLQWTDDGKYIVSAGLDRKIRVWDAATGANTLASFGALIQNQHAKTTAMIVTPPGLSSSSELLVWPNDQEILLLDLHDGTVITRLRSPGTTNPVGPRGGEMGRNRITTIVWRGSGGGSGQIGTVMGGGNSIGAIYSAHLDGQIRAWMPQIPGPDDIDETDEIDEDEEARRRKRKAVDSAYRSLMGKQITFTGSTR